The Porphyromonas sp. oral taxon 275 DNA window CCCCTTGACAATGAGGGCATCGCTCTCCCCGCGGTAGTGGACACGCTCGCCATCGTAGCTGGCGGTGATCCACACACGGCTCTGGCAGCCCTCGATGAGGTTGGTCGGCGTCTTGTCCGTCTCGGGTAGCGGCGCTAGCTCGCCCCCGAGGTCGATGAGCAGCGCATAGCGATCCATCCAGTCATCGAGTGCTGCGAAGTCCTCGATGATCTCGTCCTGTAGTTCCT harbors:
- a CDS encoding SufE family protein produces the protein MPTIKELQDEIIEDFAALDDWMDRYALLIDLGGELAPLPETDKTPTNLIEGCQSRVWITASYDGERVHYRGESDALIVKGIVSLLLRVLDDQRPEDIINSELYFIKEIGLSEHLSPTRSNGLVAMLRQMRLFAATFAAQG